Proteins found in one Salvia splendens isolate huo1 chromosome 10, SspV2, whole genome shotgun sequence genomic segment:
- the LOC121753137 gene encoding 40S ribosomal protein S2-4-like: protein MADRGGDRGGFGRGFGGRSRGGDRGGRGRGRRPRREAEEEKWVPCTKLGRLVRDGKIKSLEQIYLHSLPIKEYQIIDLLVGPSLKDEVMKIMPVQKQTRAGQRTRFKAFVVVGDSNGHVGLGVKCSKEVATAIRGAIILAKLSVIPVRRGYWGNKIGKVHTVPCKVTGKCGSVTVRMVPAPRGSGIVAARVPKKVLQFAGIDDVFTSSRGSTKTLGNFVKATFDCLLKTYGFLTPDFWRETRFTKSPFQDYTDLLAKPTAKIVHVVDDVDV from the exons ATGGCAGACAGAGGCGGAGACAGGGGCGGTTTCGGGCGCGGATTCGGCGGTCGCAGCCGTGGAGGAGACAGAGGAGGCCGTGGACGTGGACGGCGCCCTCGCCGCGAGGCTGAGGAGGAGAAGTGGGTGCCGTGCACGAAGCTCGGGCGATTGGTGAGGGACGGAAAGATCAAATCACTTGAGCAAATATACTTGCATTCCCTCCCAATCAAGGAATACCAAATCATAGACCTCCTGGTGGGGCCATCGCTTAAGGACGAGGTCATGAAAATCATGCCTGTCCAGAAGCAGACGCGCGCCGGGCAGAGGACCAGGTTCAAGGCGTTTGTGGTCGTCGGAGATAGCAACGGCCACGTCGGATTGGGGGTGAAGTGCTCCAAGGAGGTGGCCACCGCAATCCGCGGCGCTATTATACTGGCGAAGCTGTCTGTGATTCCAGTGAGGAGAGGATACTGGGGAAATAAGATCGGAAAGGTCCACACCGTGCCTTGTAAGGTCACCGGCAAGTGTGGCTCTGTCACTGTGCGGATGGTGCCTGCTCCCCGTGGATCTGGTATTGTTGCTGCTCGTGTGCCTAAGAAGGTCCTCCAATTTGCCGGAATTGATGATGTCTTTACTTCCTCCCGTGGATCTACCAAAACTCTTGGAAACTTTGTCAAG GCAACTTTTGACTGTCTGCTGAAGACATATGGGTTCTTAACTCCTGATTTCTGGAGGGAGACTAGATTCACAAAATCCCCATTCCAGGATTATACCGACCTTTTGGCGAAGCCCACTGCCAAGATTGTCCATGTTGTTGACGATGTTGATGTTTGA